The following are from one region of the Oreochromis aureus strain Israel breed Guangdong linkage group 1, ZZ_aureus, whole genome shotgun sequence genome:
- the ppfibp2a gene encoding liprin-beta-2 isoform X2, whose amino-acid sequence MNQELLHRASLENQKLSLMGEVSYLKLKLADMEGKQGHGGERQHKAEGLLKELRILKDKVEHLEDQKLQYEKKLKATKAEISSLQQLLHSKNAEIESLHSQLLARPSLTTESAEREELYRKRLNTKYQELQRLRSGMKSLAAANDEKDRRIEELTLLLNQCRQFREVSSNTRQAPSAVHTLSNGRSLSSSSEEEEQGLMKNGDTSSAKSEDVKSEASTNSSASQQTSISSVQKDSDSRSEEQTLSSSMNDITNGTAQKTGPSEMRSHTLPVNSSLSEQNGIGDSGSEIQSQRSPAGSEDGDSSQRKSEKGDDSTSSDTSPVHSGQRAVGSPEYMKNNRSFKRLWGKLRRTQSGGLPATDPDSGQFRRGGLRATAGPRLTRTPESFDSARDMNIPFSQWTKEQVCGWLEDYGLGQYVSLSRQWVENGQTLLSATPQDFEKEMGMKNPLHRKKLQLALRAFTTKVIEKSSELDHIWVTRWLDDIGLPQYKDQFHEARIDGRMIQYLTVNDLLTLKVTSQLHHLSIKCAIHVLHANKFNPNCLRRRPVEEKHPPPSEVVQWSNHCVMEWLRAVDLAEYAPNLRGSGVHGGLIILEPRFSSETLALLLNIPPQKTLLRRHLATAFSALVGLQAMQEKREYGNATGHVPLTTTAKVKPKKLGFTQFSHLRKRKPDESADYICPIDSGALTVNGVSRLASSAQRGLSPRLDRQAEREEQVGIKAQTNGPKQ is encoded by the exons GGCTTACTTAAGGAACTCAGGATTCTCAAGGACAAAGTCGAACACCTGGAGGATCAGAAGTTGCAGTACGAGAAGAAACTCAAAGCAACAAAG GCAGAGATCAGCAGCCTTCAGCAGCTCCTGCACAGTAAGAACGCTGAGATTGAGAGCTTGCACTCTCAGCTGCTGGCCAGACCCTCTTTAACCACAGAGAGCGCAGAGAGAG aggAGTTGTACAGGAAGAGACTAAACACCAAAT ATCAAGAACTGCAGAGGCTTAGGAGTGGAATGAAATCACTGGCAGCTGCCAATGATGAAAAG GACCGACGTATTGAAGAGCTCACTCTTCTCCTGAACCAGTGCAGACAGTTCAGAGAGGTCTCTAGTAACACAAGGCAAG CACCATCTGCTGTCCACACATTGTCGAATGGCAGGAGCCTGTCAAGCAGCAGTGAGGAAGAAGAGCAGGGTCTGATGAAGAATGGTGACACCTCGAGTGCCAAATCGGAGGATGTGAAGTCTGAA GCTTCGACAAACAGTTCTGCATCCCAGCAGACATCGATTTCATCAGTCCAGAAAGACAGCGATTCCAG ATCAGAAGAACAGACTTTATCAAGCAGCATGAATGACATAACAAATGGAACTGCGCAAAAG ACTGGCCCAAGTGAAATGAGAAGTCACACGCTGCCTGTGAATTCCTCTCTGTCAGAACAAAATGGGATCGGAGACAGCGGCAGTGAAATACAGAGTCAAAGGTCTCCAGCTGGGAGTGAAGACGGAGACTCAAGCCAAA GAAAGTCAGAGAAAGGTGATGACAGCACCTCAAGTGACACTTCCCCTGTTCATTCTGGCCAGCGAGCTGTGGGCTCACCAGAATACATGAAGAATAACAGGAGCTTCAAGAGACTCTGGGGAAA ACTTCGAAGAACACAGTCTGGAGGCCTTCCCGCTACAGATCCAGATTCTGGGCAATTTAGAAGAGGGGGACTGCGTGCGACTGCTGGTCCCAGACTGACCCGAACCCCTGAATCATTTGACTCAGCACG TGATATGAATATTCCATTCAGTCAGTGGACCAAGGAGCAGGTGTGTGGCTGGCTAGAGGACTATGGATTGGGCCAGTACGTTAGTCTCTCCAGACAGTGGGTTGAAAATGGACAAACACTTCTGTCTGCCACACCTCAGGATTTTGAGAAG GAGATGGGTATGAAGAATCCACTGCACAGGAAGAAGTTGCAGCTCGCTCTGCGGGCATTCACTACTAAAGTTATAGAGAAGTCCTCAGAGCTGGACCACATCTGGGTCACCC GCTGGCTGGATGATATTGGATTGCCACAGTATAAAGACCAGTTCCATGAAGCTCGAATAGATGGTCGGATGATACAATATCTCACAGTG AATGATCTCTTGACTCTAAAGGTTACCAGCCAACTGCACCATCTTAGTATTAAGTGCGCAATTCATGTGCTTCATGCCAATAAATTCAACCCAAACTGTCTTCGACGTAGGCCAGTGGAGGAG AAACATCCTCCTCCTTCAGAAGTAGTGCAGTGGTCTAACCATTGTGTGATGGAGTGGCTGAGAGCAGTTGACCTAGCTGAGTACGCTCCTAATCTACGGGGCAGCGGTGTTCACGGTGGACTGATT ATTCTGGAGCCTCGCTTCAGCTCAGAGACTTTGGCCCTGCTTTTAAATATTCCTCCGCAAAAGACTTTACTCCGTCGTCATCTCGCAACTGCATTTTCTGCTCTGGTTGGGCTTCAGGCCATGCAGGAGAAACGAGAATATGGCAATGCTACGGGCCATGTGCCCCTCACTACGACCGCAAAAGTAAAG ccGAAGAAGCTGGGCTTCACGCAATTCAGTCACCTCAGAAAGAGGAAGCCTGATGAATCTGCGGACTATATCTGCCCGATAGACAGTGGAGCACTAACAGTTAATGGAGTTTCTCGCCTGGCATCTTCAGCACAAAGGGGCCTCAGCCCCAGGTTGGACAGACAGGCTGAGAGGGAGGAACAAGTGGGGATCAAAGCTCAAACTAATGGCCCcaaacaataa
- the ppfibp2a gene encoding liprin-beta-2 isoform X3 — MGEVSYLKLKLADMEGKQGHGGERQHKAEGLLKELRILKDKVEHLEDQKLQYEKKLKATKAEISSLQQLLHSKNAEIESLHSQLLARPSLTTESAEREELYRKRLNTKYQELQRLRSGMKSLAAANDEKDRRIEELTLLLNQCRQFREVSSNTRQAPSAVHTLSNGRSLSSSSEEEEQGLMKNGDTSSAKSEDVKSEASTNSSASQQTSISSVQKDSDSRSEEQTLSSSMNDITNGTAQKTGPSEMRSHTLPVNSSLSEQNGIGDSGSEIQSQRSPAGSEDGDSSQRKSEKGDDSTSSDTSPVHSGQRAVGSPEYMKNNRSFKRLWGKLRRTQSGGLPATDPDSGQFRRGGLRATAGPRLTRTPESFDSARDMNIPFSQWTKEQVCGWLEDYGLGQYVSLSRQWVENGQTLLSATPQDFEKEMGMKNPLHRKKLQLALRAFTTKVIEKSSELDHIWVTRWLDDIGLPQYKDQFHEARIDGRMIQYLTVNDLLTLKVTSQLHHLSIKCAIHVLHANKFNPNCLRRRPVEEKHPPPSEVVQWSNHCVMEWLRAVDLAEYAPNLRGSGVHGGLIILEPRFSSETLALLLNIPPQKTLLRRHLATAFSALVGLQAMQEKREYGNATGHVPLTTTAKVKPKKLGFTQFSHLRKRKPDESADYICPIDSGALTVNGVSRLASSAQRGLSPRLDRQAEREEQVGIKAQTNGPKQ, encoded by the exons GGCTTACTTAAGGAACTCAGGATTCTCAAGGACAAAGTCGAACACCTGGAGGATCAGAAGTTGCAGTACGAGAAGAAACTCAAAGCAACAAAG GCAGAGATCAGCAGCCTTCAGCAGCTCCTGCACAGTAAGAACGCTGAGATTGAGAGCTTGCACTCTCAGCTGCTGGCCAGACCCTCTTTAACCACAGAGAGCGCAGAGAGAG aggAGTTGTACAGGAAGAGACTAAACACCAAAT ATCAAGAACTGCAGAGGCTTAGGAGTGGAATGAAATCACTGGCAGCTGCCAATGATGAAAAG GACCGACGTATTGAAGAGCTCACTCTTCTCCTGAACCAGTGCAGACAGTTCAGAGAGGTCTCTAGTAACACAAGGCAAG CACCATCTGCTGTCCACACATTGTCGAATGGCAGGAGCCTGTCAAGCAGCAGTGAGGAAGAAGAGCAGGGTCTGATGAAGAATGGTGACACCTCGAGTGCCAAATCGGAGGATGTGAAGTCTGAA GCTTCGACAAACAGTTCTGCATCCCAGCAGACATCGATTTCATCAGTCCAGAAAGACAGCGATTCCAG ATCAGAAGAACAGACTTTATCAAGCAGCATGAATGACATAACAAATGGAACTGCGCAAAAG ACTGGCCCAAGTGAAATGAGAAGTCACACGCTGCCTGTGAATTCCTCTCTGTCAGAACAAAATGGGATCGGAGACAGCGGCAGTGAAATACAGAGTCAAAGGTCTCCAGCTGGGAGTGAAGACGGAGACTCAAGCCAAA GAAAGTCAGAGAAAGGTGATGACAGCACCTCAAGTGACACTTCCCCTGTTCATTCTGGCCAGCGAGCTGTGGGCTCACCAGAATACATGAAGAATAACAGGAGCTTCAAGAGACTCTGGGGAAA ACTTCGAAGAACACAGTCTGGAGGCCTTCCCGCTACAGATCCAGATTCTGGGCAATTTAGAAGAGGGGGACTGCGTGCGACTGCTGGTCCCAGACTGACCCGAACCCCTGAATCATTTGACTCAGCACG TGATATGAATATTCCATTCAGTCAGTGGACCAAGGAGCAGGTGTGTGGCTGGCTAGAGGACTATGGATTGGGCCAGTACGTTAGTCTCTCCAGACAGTGGGTTGAAAATGGACAAACACTTCTGTCTGCCACACCTCAGGATTTTGAGAAG GAGATGGGTATGAAGAATCCACTGCACAGGAAGAAGTTGCAGCTCGCTCTGCGGGCATTCACTACTAAAGTTATAGAGAAGTCCTCAGAGCTGGACCACATCTGGGTCACCC GCTGGCTGGATGATATTGGATTGCCACAGTATAAAGACCAGTTCCATGAAGCTCGAATAGATGGTCGGATGATACAATATCTCACAGTG AATGATCTCTTGACTCTAAAGGTTACCAGCCAACTGCACCATCTTAGTATTAAGTGCGCAATTCATGTGCTTCATGCCAATAAATTCAACCCAAACTGTCTTCGACGTAGGCCAGTGGAGGAG AAACATCCTCCTCCTTCAGAAGTAGTGCAGTGGTCTAACCATTGTGTGATGGAGTGGCTGAGAGCAGTTGACCTAGCTGAGTACGCTCCTAATCTACGGGGCAGCGGTGTTCACGGTGGACTGATT ATTCTGGAGCCTCGCTTCAGCTCAGAGACTTTGGCCCTGCTTTTAAATATTCCTCCGCAAAAGACTTTACTCCGTCGTCATCTCGCAACTGCATTTTCTGCTCTGGTTGGGCTTCAGGCCATGCAGGAGAAACGAGAATATGGCAATGCTACGGGCCATGTGCCCCTCACTACGACCGCAAAAGTAAAG ccGAAGAAGCTGGGCTTCACGCAATTCAGTCACCTCAGAAAGAGGAAGCCTGATGAATCTGCGGACTATATCTGCCCGATAGACAGTGGAGCACTAACAGTTAATGGAGTTTCTCGCCTGGCATCTTCAGCACAAAGGGGCCTCAGCCCCAGGTTGGACAGACAGGCTGAGAGGGAGGAACAAGTGGGGATCAAAGCTCAAACTAATGGCCCcaaacaataa